A stretch of Bacteroidota bacterium DNA encodes these proteins:
- a CDS encoding aminotransferase class V-fold PLP-dependent enzyme: MVKKLKELEKISRLLEPTSSQRKKTRTKVISYSEKFLNEIEKLNAYNLTSGKGIDLLSSPISEKPIDISKAIKLLEKNVDFPGLNPASGGHLAYIPGGGIYYSALGDYLADIFNRYAGVFYAGPGAVRMENMLIRWMAEAVGYPQNCGGNLTSGGSLANLMGIVTARDAKNISSKNISQSVIYLTKQVHHSVAKSIRIAGLKECIVRHVPMDARYKMNSVELEKQISLDRQNKLNPFLVISSAGTTDAGAVDPLEEIGNIAKKNNLWYHIDAAYGGFFILTDEGKKKLKGIELSDSLVIDPHKGLFLPYGLGVILVKEVKHLQESHYYQAQYLQDALGKEDELSPADLSPELTKHFRGLRLWLPLKLMGLKPFRACLEEKLLLAKYFHKEIQKRSFETGPEPELSVCTYRWIPKKGDANEFNKKLLEAVVADGKVFISSTLLDGKFTLRLACLAFRTHLKTINTLLEVLDEKVKMLERK, from the coding sequence ATGGTTAAGAAGTTAAAAGAATTAGAAAAAATTTCCCGATTGCTCGAGCCAACTTCTTCTCAGCGGAAAAAAACAAGAACAAAAGTTATTTCCTATAGCGAAAAATTTCTGAATGAGATTGAAAAGTTAAATGCATATAATCTGACATCCGGTAAAGGAATTGATTTGCTTTCATCCCCGATTTCTGAAAAGCCGATTGATATTTCAAAAGCCATAAAACTTCTTGAGAAGAATGTTGACTTTCCGGGACTCAATCCTGCTTCAGGCGGACATCTTGCTTACATTCCGGGAGGAGGAATTTATTATTCCGCGCTCGGAGATTATCTTGCGGATATTTTCAATCGCTATGCCGGAGTTTTTTATGCCGGCCCCGGTGCGGTGCGCATGGAAAATATGCTCATTCGCTGGATGGCGGAGGCAGTTGGTTATCCTCAGAACTGTGGAGGCAATCTCACCTCAGGTGGTTCGCTTGCAAACCTGATGGGAATTGTAACCGCGCGCGATGCAAAAAACATTTCTTCAAAAAATATTTCGCAGAGTGTAATTTATCTTACAAAGCAGGTTCATCACTCTGTTGCAAAATCAATTCGTATTGCGGGATTGAAAGAATGCATAGTGCGCCATGTGCCGATGGATGCGCGGTATAAAATGAATTCGGTTGAACTCGAAAAACAAATTTCGCTTGACAGACAAAACAAATTAAATCCTTTTCTTGTCATTTCTTCTGCAGGAACAACCGATGCAGGTGCTGTTGACCCGCTGGAAGAAATCGGAAACATCGCAAAGAAAAATAATTTATGGTATCACATTGACGCGGCTTACGGAGGATTTTTTATTCTCACCGATGAAGGAAAAAAGAAATTGAAAGGCATTGAACTTTCCGATTCACTCGTGATTGATCCGCACAAGGGATTGTTTCTTCCCTATGGGCTTGGCGTTATTCTGGTGAAAGAGGTTAAACATTTACAGGAGTCGCATTATTACCAGGCGCAGTATTTACAGGATGCTCTTGGAAAAGAAGATGAACTTTCTCCTGCTGATTTATCTCCAGAACTTACCAAACATTTTCGCGGCTTGCGTTTATGGCTTCCGTTGAAACTGATGGGTCTGAAACCTTTCCGCGCCTGCCTGGAAGAAAAACTTTTACTTGCAAAATATTTTCATAAAGAAATTCAGAAACGTAGTTTTGAAACCGGCCCTGAACCCGAACTTTCTGTTTGCACATATAGATGGATTCCGAAGAAAGGAGATGCAAATGAATTTAACAAAAAACTTCTGGAAGCAGTGGTTGCAGACGGAAAAGTTTTTATTTCATCTACCCTGCTCGATGGAAAATTTACTTTGCGCCTTGCCTGCCTTGCATTCCGCACGCACTTGAAAACAATTAATACGCTGCTTGAAGTGCTTGATGAAAAAGTGAAAATGCTGGAGAGAAAATAA
- the hemE gene encoding uroporphyrinogen decarboxylase, whose translation MLKNDLILRASRGEKTERTPVWLMRQAGRVLPEYRKVREKAKDFISFVKNPELAAEVTIQPVEIFGVDAAIIFSDILVIPEAMGLPYKMIEAKGPLFEKTIRTKKDIVQLQIAQGEDLKYVTDAIKIAKKKLNGKVPLIGFCGAPWTIFAYMIEGSGSKTFSKAKKFLYTEPELSRALLEKITESSINYLKAQITAGADLIQIFDSWAGILSPEMYSGFSLKYISEICNSISEVPKIVFAKDAHFARKELSKLTCEMIGLDWTMDISESRKLIGENKTLQGNADPCLLYADFSAIKKETKKMLRAFGPTHHIANLGHGLYPDTDVDKVKCFVNTVKEFRF comes from the coding sequence ATGCTCAAGAATGATTTAATTCTTCGCGCTTCAAGAGGAGAAAAAACCGAACGCACACCTGTTTGGCTCATGCGCCAGGCAGGAAGAGTTTTGCCTGAATACAGAAAAGTTCGTGAGAAAGCAAAAGATTTTATTTCGTTCGTAAAAAACCCGGAACTCGCTGCAGAAGTTACCATTCAGCCGGTAGAAATTTTTGGCGTTGACGCTGCAATTATTTTTTCCGACATACTTGTAATCCCTGAAGCAATGGGTTTGCCTTATAAAATGATTGAAGCGAAAGGTCCGCTCTTTGAAAAAACTATTCGGACAAAAAAAGATATTGTCCAATTGCAAATCGCGCAAGGAGAAGATTTAAAATATGTAACTGACGCGATTAAAATTGCAAAGAAAAAATTAAACGGAAAAGTTCCGCTGATTGGTTTTTGCGGAGCGCCCTGGACAATTTTCGCTTACATGATTGAAGGAAGCGGAAGCAAAACTTTTTCGAAAGCGAAAAAATTTCTCTATACAGAACCGGAACTTTCACGGGCGCTTCTTGAAAAGATTACGGAGAGTTCGATTAATTATTTAAAAGCGCAGATTACTGCAGGCGCAGACCTCATTCAGATTTTTGATTCATGGGCGGGAATTTTATCTCCTGAAATGTATTCCGGGTTTTCGCTGAAATATATTTCTGAAATCTGCAATTCGATTTCTGAAGTTCCTAAAATTGTTTTTGCTAAAGATGCACACTTTGCAAGAAAAGAACTTTCAAAACTCACTTGCGAAATGATTGGACTCGACTGGACAATGGATATTTCAGAATCACGAAAACTCATAGGAGAAAACAAAACTTTACAGGGAAATGCCGACCCCTGCTTGCTGTATGCTGATTTCTCCGCCATAAAAAAAGAAACTAAAAAAATGCTTCGCGCTTTTGGACCCACACATCATATTGCAAATCTTGGTCACGGGCTTTATCCGGATACGGATGTTGACAAGGTGAAATGTTTTGTGAATACAGTGAAGGAATTCAGATTTTAA
- a CDS encoding LUD domain-containing protein, whose protein sequence is MNEKDKAIQKDLRKKSVLSEYFIVSAQAVTESGQILNSSASGSQIPSIAYTSEHVIFVVSVNKIVPTLEDGIKRIREHCFPLEDKRMKEHGSVGSSVSKILIFEREFESKRKIELIFVNEVLGF, encoded by the coding sequence GTGAATGAAAAAGATAAAGCGATTCAAAAAGATTTACGGAAGAAAAGCGTGCTGTCAGAATATTTTATTGTGAGCGCGCAGGCAGTTACTGAAAGCGGGCAAATTCTGAATTCATCGGCATCGGGAAGCCAGATTCCTTCTATTGCATACACGAGCGAGCATGTTATTTTTGTGGTGAGCGTAAATAAAATAGTTCCCACACTTGAAGACGGAATAAAAAGAATCCGCGAGCATTGTTTTCCGCTGGAAGATAAACGAATGAAAGAACATGGCAGTGTTGGTTCTTCGGTTTCTAAAATTCTGATTTTCGAAAGAGAGTTTGAGTCAAAAAGAAAAATAGAACTTATTTTTGTGAATGAAGTCCTTGGTTTCTGA
- a CDS encoding LUD domain-containing protein, translating into METKTISKNYTTLPEKAVVDKVSSSLLLRGITMHYAENKFEGLKLLKELIPPGAEVMTGGSTTLEQIGFKDYLKSAGISGEI; encoded by the coding sequence ATGGAAACAAAAACAATTTCTAAAAACTATACAACGCTGCCGGAAAAAGCAGTAGTTGACAAAGTATCCTCTTCGCTTTTGCTGAGAGGAATTACTATGCACTATGCGGAAAATAAATTTGAAGGGTTAAAACTTCTGAAAGAATTAATTCCGCCCGGAGCCGAAGTGATGACCGGAGGTTCTACAACGCTGGAGCAAATTGGGTTCAAAGATTATTTAAAATCAGCGGGCATCTCTGGAGAAATCTGA
- a CDS encoding MFS transporter — translation MLQKGNKKIITAWSFYDWANSVYPLVITSTIFPIYYLSVTKNENGNAVHFIGREYINSTLYDYALAFAYLVIALISPLLSGIADYSGSKKRFMQFFCYLGSLSCAAMYFFTGLENLWIGVLTVILACIGYSGSIVFYNAYLPEIAEPEHHDRVSAKGFAMGYIGSALLLILNLAMVMKPEFFGLENTATATRFSFLTVGAWWILFAQIPFYYLPDNVYGHKPEGHYLFNGYLELKKVWNELKQHKQLAKFLSAFFVYNMGVQTVMLVATLFGSKELKLESSQLIIVILVIQFVAIAGAYLFSFVSGKRGNIFTLKSATIIWIGVCIAAYFTYTANHFYILAGIVGLVMGGIQSLSRSTYSKMLPETEDHATYFSYYDVTEKLCIVCGMGLFGLLEQLSESMRNPILALVLFFVVGFILLLRIPKQI, via the coding sequence ATGCTTCAAAAAGGAAACAAAAAAATTATTACCGCCTGGAGTTTTTATGACTGGGCGAATTCGGTTTACCCGCTTGTTATTACTTCCACCATTTTTCCAATCTACTATTTATCGGTTACAAAAAATGAAAATGGAAACGCAGTTCATTTTATAGGAAGAGAATACATTAATTCCACTTTGTATGATTACGCGCTTGCATTCGCTTACCTGGTTATTGCACTTATCTCTCCTCTCCTCTCGGGCATTGCCGATTACAGCGGAAGCAAAAAAAGATTCATGCAGTTTTTTTGTTATCTCGGTTCGCTCTCGTGCGCTGCCATGTATTTTTTTACGGGCTTGGAAAATTTATGGATTGGAGTTCTTACGGTCATTCTCGCCTGCATCGGCTATTCGGGAAGCATTGTTTTTTACAACGCGTATCTTCCTGAAATTGCCGAGCCAGAACATCACGACCGCGTGAGCGCAAAAGGTTTTGCCATGGGATATATTGGCAGTGCGCTTCTTCTCATTCTGAATTTAGCGATGGTGATGAAGCCGGAATTTTTCGGATTGGAAAACACCGCAACGGCTACGAGATTTTCTTTTCTCACCGTTGGCGCGTGGTGGATTTTATTCGCGCAGATTCCTTTTTATTATTTGCCGGATAATGTTTACGGGCACAAACCGGAAGGGCATTATCTCTTCAATGGTTATCTCGAATTGAAAAAGGTCTGGAATGAATTAAAACAGCATAAGCAACTCGCAAAATTTCTCTCCGCCTTTTTTGTTTATAACATGGGCGTGCAAACGGTGATGCTTGTTGCAACTCTTTTCGGAAGCAAGGAATTAAAACTGGAATCTTCGCAACTCATCATTGTAATTCTTGTCATACAATTTGTCGCAATCGCAGGCGCATATTTATTTTCTTTCGTCTCAGGAAAAAGAGGAAATATTTTTACGCTGAAGTCCGCGACAATTATCTGGATTGGAGTTTGCATTGCCGCTTACTTCACCTATACGGCCAATCATTTTTATATTCTCGCAGGAATTGTCGGGCTGGTGATGGGAGGAATTCAATCTCTTTCGCGTTCCACCTATTCCAAAATGCTTCCCGAAACGGAAGACCACGCAACTTATTTTTCCTACTATGATGTTACCGAAAAACTTTGCATTGTCTGCGGAATGGGATTGTTTGGATTGCTTGAACAACTTTCCGAAAGCATGCGCAATCCGATTCTTGCCTTGGTTTTATTTTTTGTTGTCGGATTTATTTTACTTTTGAGAATACCAAAACAAATATGA
- a CDS encoding (Fe-S)-binding protein produces MIVDIFIPCFIDQLHPNVGLNMVKVLEKLGCGINYNPEQTCCGQPAFNAGYWDEAREVGEKFIKEFQNDRYIVSPSASCVGYVKNYYPEMFHNSTMHNAYKQVQRNIFEFSDFLVNVLKITNLGASLKGVATYHDSCSALREYGIKREPRTLLEKVRGLELREMKDTETCCGFGGTFSAKFEPIAVGMAEQKVKNALEVHAEYIISTDMSCLLHLDSYIKKQKHNMKVMHIADVLVSGWE; encoded by the coding sequence ATGATAGTTGACATATTTATTCCCTGTTTCATTGACCAGCTTCACCCAAATGTTGGGCTGAACATGGTAAAAGTTTTAGAAAAACTCGGCTGCGGAATAAATTACAATCCTGAACAAACCTGCTGCGGACAGCCTGCTTTCAATGCAGGTTATTGGGATGAAGCTCGCGAGGTGGGAGAAAAATTCATCAAGGAATTTCAGAATGACAGATACATTGTTTCTCCTTCGGCATCGTGTGTGGGGTATGTAAAAAATTATTATCCGGAAATGTTTCACAACTCCACTATGCACAATGCTTACAAGCAAGTGCAGCGGAATATTTTTGAGTTCTCAGATTTCCTGGTAAATGTTCTGAAGATTACAAATCTTGGCGCATCGCTGAAAGGAGTTGCAACGTATCATGATTCCTGTTCTGCGCTGCGCGAATACGGAATCAAGCGCGAGCCGAGAACGTTGCTTGAAAAAGTTCGCGGACTGGAACTCCGCGAAATGAAAGATACGGAAACCTGCTGCGGATTTGGCGGAACTTTCTCCGCAAAGTTTGAACCCATTGCCGTGGGAATGGCAGAGCAAAAAGTGAAGAACGCTTTGGAAGTTCATGCCGAATATATTATTTCCACCGATATGTCCTGTCTGCTGCATCTTGACTCTTACATCAAAAAGCAAAAACATAATATGAAGGTGATGCACATTGCGGATGTTTTAGTTTCCGGTTGGGAATAG
- a CDS encoding M1 family metallopeptidase, whose amino-acid sequence MKKTILLFLFNFSFLIFNFSQVYRSAANSYYWKNRKPFEGYWQQDVHYKIFAKVDEKTDIVSGNEELTYYNNSPDTLRFVYFHLYQNAFQPGSYFDKMTKENGVKPKYGHYEAQGKNEVIENLFVGSEPAKMELDNTILKVYLPEPLLPNDSDKFQIVFKSYFDSGTQRRRMKMFNSFPNKHYDGVHWYPRLCVYDRKFGWETDQHMEKEFYGDFGTYDVEVNFANNYIVEATGDLLNRSEVLPDELRKKLDISNFKSKPMFSAPSVIIPYDSTEKSRKTWKYHAINVHDFAFTADPTYRIGESEWNGIKCIALAQEGVAARWQNAADYTAKIIKTYSEDFGMYAYPKMVVADARDGMEYPMLTLDGGWDPNYRDLFTHEVGHNWFFGMVGTNETYRAFMDEGFTQFLTCWSYEKIDGQKRIQTPSASKYVERFSNTDYVRNSEVYLPYMIDAIHGEETNISRHSNDFNTALRHGGGYRQVYFKTAVMLYNLQYVLGDELFLKAMQHYVSQWKIAHPYPEDFRNSIIQFTHVDLNWFFDEWLETSKTIDYEIESVKQTKNPGEYKITFEREGQLQMPIDFVVIAKNDSVHKFHIPNTWFVKKTDATVLPKWYGWDKIQPTYEAVVKIPSGIKQVIIDPSERLADVDMRNNKFPMEVSYNFDSKINNPPDWTQYEVFTRPDVWYNSFDGVKAGIHINGNFMNYYDAFDANFWINSGLAQGKVDSTISRNAFNNVSYRLNYKTSTDKFVKNSSVNISIKHLDGLNAYSAGFEKRDKNNLNRVYGFFKSMIRQRYEDRAYLLFPDEWDNGMLNNTINLGYEHNYNYSWGTGKINLDLRSSTLMSDYDYANAHLTVVNKNRLGKKLNWNTRFFVQYGTGKNSPKESALYLAGANPEELMENKFTRSRGFFPDEWMGYGANVNHFQMGGGLNLRGYAGYLAPQEDANGNIKFVYRGNSGAAFNTELEFDQLFKFIHITDQNGIIKWAQKTFKLNTYLFGDVGVLNYNSSSENLKLADFRADAGAGAALTIKKWGPLQKVDPLTIRFDSPFFLNRIPAVETNYTAFRWMIGVSRTF is encoded by the coding sequence ATGAAAAAAACTATTCTTCTTTTCCTTTTTAATTTTTCCTTTTTAATTTTTAATTTCTCCCAGGTGTACCGCTCCGCTGCAAATTCCTATTACTGGAAAAACCGTAAGCCCTTCGAAGGTTACTGGCAGCAGGATGTGCATTATAAAATTTTTGCGAAGGTGGATGAGAAGACCGATATTGTGAGCGGCAACGAAGAACTCACGTACTACAATAATTCTCCCGACACGCTTCGCTTTGTTTATTTTCATTTATACCAGAATGCTTTTCAGCCGGGTTCTTACTTTGATAAGATGACGAAAGAAAACGGAGTGAAACCAAAATACGGTCATTACGAAGCGCAGGGGAAAAATGAAGTAATCGAAAATCTTTTTGTGGGCAGCGAGCCCGCGAAGATGGAACTCGACAACACGATTCTGAAAGTTTATTTGCCCGAGCCGCTTTTGCCGAATGATTCAGATAAATTCCAGATTGTTTTTAAATCCTATTTTGATTCGGGCACGCAGCGCAGAAGAATGAAAATGTTTAACAGTTTTCCAAACAAACATTACGATGGCGTGCATTGGTATCCGCGCTTATGCGTTTACGATAGAAAATTCGGATGGGAAACCGACCAGCACATGGAAAAAGAATTTTACGGTGACTTCGGAACGTATGATGTGGAAGTGAACTTCGCAAACAATTATATTGTGGAAGCTACAGGGGATTTGCTGAACCGCAGCGAAGTTCTTCCCGATGAACTCAGAAAAAAATTAGACATCAGCAATTTTAAATCGAAGCCGATGTTCTCTGCGCCTTCGGTAATTATTCCGTATGACTCCACAGAAAAATCGCGCAAGACGTGGAAGTATCACGCCATCAACGTTCACGATTTTGCTTTCACTGCCGACCCGACTTACAGAATCGGTGAATCGGAATGGAACGGAATAAAATGTATCGCGCTCGCACAAGAGGGTGTTGCTGCGCGCTGGCAGAATGCTGCCGATTACACAGCGAAAATTATTAAAACCTATTCGGAAGATTTCGGAATGTACGCGTATCCGAAAATGGTGGTTGCCGATGCGCGCGATGGAATGGAATATCCCATGCTCACGCTCGATGGCGGCTGGGATCCGAACTACCGCGATTTATTTACGCACGAAGTCGGGCATAATTGGTTTTTCGGAATGGTGGGAACAAATGAAACCTACCGCGCGTTTATGGACGAGGGCTTCACGCAGTTTCTCACTTGCTGGAGTTATGAAAAAATTGACGGGCAAAAAAGAATTCAAACTCCGTCCGCTTCAAAATATGTGGAACGGTTTTCAAATACGGATTACGTACGCAACTCAGAAGTTTATCTTCCTTACATGATTGACGCCATTCACGGGGAAGAAACAAATATCAGCCGCCACTCGAATGATTTCAACACCGCGCTTCGTCATGGTGGCGGATACAGACAAGTTTATTTTAAAACTGCTGTTATGCTTTACAATCTTCAATATGTTTTGGGCGATGAATTATTTCTGAAAGCCATGCAGCATTACGTGAGCCAGTGGAAAATTGCGCATCCGTATCCGGAAGATTTCCGCAACTCAATTATTCAGTTCACGCACGTGGACTTGAATTGGTTTTTTGATGAGTGGCTGGAAACATCCAAGACGATTGACTATGAAATTGAATCCGTGAAGCAAACAAAAAATCCCGGAGAATATAAAATTACGTTCGAGCGGGAAGGACAATTGCAAATGCCTATTGACTTTGTTGTGATTGCAAAAAATGATTCCGTTCATAAGTTTCATATTCCGAATACATGGTTCGTGAAGAAAACAGACGCAACTGTTTTGCCGAAATGGTATGGCTGGGATAAAATTCAACCAACTTACGAAGCCGTTGTGAAAATTCCTTCGGGCATCAAGCAGGTGATTATTGACCCGAGCGAGCGACTTGCCGATGTGGACATGCGCAACAATAAATTTCCCATGGAGGTTTCTTACAACTTCGATTCAAAAATTAATAATCCTCCCGACTGGACGCAGTATGAAGTTTTCACCCGCCCCGATGTGTGGTATAATTCATTTGATGGCGTGAAAGCCGGAATTCACATCAACGGAAATTTTATGAACTACTACGATGCGTTTGACGCAAACTTCTGGATTAACTCCGGGCTTGCGCAGGGAAAAGTTGATTCTACCATCAGCAGAAATGCATTCAACAATGTTTCTTACCGGTTGAATTATAAAACTTCCACAGACAAGTTTGTGAAAAATTCTTCCGTGAATATTTCTATAAAACATCTGGACGGACTGAATGCTTACTCCGCAGGTTTTGAAAAGCGCGATAAAAATAATCTGAACCGCGTGTATGGGTTTTTCAAATCCATGATTCGCCAGCGCTACGAAGACCGCGCGTATCTTTTATTCCCCGATGAATGGGATAACGGAATGCTGAACAACACCATCAATCTTGGCTATGAGCATAATTACAATTATAGTTGGGGAACAGGAAAAATAAATCTAGACTTGCGTTCTTCAACCTTAATGAGTGATTACGATTATGCGAACGCGCATTTAACCGTTGTAAATAAAAATCGTCTCGGAAAAAAATTAAACTGGAACACGCGCTTCTTTGTTCAGTATGGAACAGGAAAAAATTCTCCGAAGGAATCCGCGCTTTATCTCGCAGGCGCAAACCCGGAAGAATTGATGGAAAATAAATTCACGCGCTCGCGCGGATTTTTTCCCGATGAGTGGATGGGGTATGGCGCAAACGTAAATCATTTTCAGATGGGAGGAGGATTAAACCTGCGCGGATACGCGGGTTATCTTGCTCCGCAGGAAGATGCAAACGGAAATATAAAATTTGTTTACCGCGGAAATTCGGGAGCAGCGTTCAACACCGAACTGGAGTTTGACCAATTGTTCAAATTCATTCACATCACCGATCAGAACGGAATTATCAAATGGGCGCAGAAAACTTTTAAGTTGAACACGTATTTGTTTGGAGACGTTGGCGTGCTGAATTATAATTCTTCGTCTGAGAATTTAAAACTTGCCGACTTCCGCGCAGATGCGGGCGCAGGCGCAGCGCTCACCATAAAAAAATGGGGACCGCTTCAAAAAGTTGACCCGCTCACCATTCGCTTCGATTCTCCGTTCTTCTTAAACAGAATTCCTGCCGTGGAAACAAATTACACTGCGTTCAGATGGATGATTGGGGTGAGCAGAACTTTTTAA